The following coding sequences lie in one Bacteroidota bacterium genomic window:
- a CDS encoding OmpA family protein yields MKPTRLLILVLLFPCLVCAQRDLRYGDRAYDSQEYSAAIGFYHKAVSTTKSKTDQAHCFYQLGQCYQHLSNWEDAKVFYVKAKNAGIIDDHVYLHLAEVEQEHGDYNDALADYTEYKKRVPSDPAADIGIKACNDALSNVNETNRWKISNESQINTKYNDFCPTWSDKKHTSIIFSSKRTGQSGSKIDPVSGTQYSDLFEAKIGKNGKWSTPSTVQGDVNLPEANDGASCITKNGNHIFFTRCDQKKNEQLTCKIYYAEKQGNAWGSPVMIDFGLDAATLDSFNFRHPAVSVNEDVMVFSSDYSGTTGGEHSDLWISTFDAKTKTWSKPENLGSQINTNGREGFPYLADDGTLYFSSDGHGGLGGLDIYSAKKDPDSWKWYSPENMKTPFNSPADDFGIVFDGKKKKGFLTSNREGSKGADDIWMFYYEECSSALSGMVSDSIYHIPVHNAWVTLYGSDGTEYGVRTDANGNYKFQLKENVSYLINVFGDSANSTKAQRYFSLPEKEKGKLTTMGMTDCKDFIFDFEIQPIEEHDIVFPAVLYGLDSATLRPQSKDSLNYLYQLLIDNPSLVIEIDAHTDCRGSAEHNRDLSQRRAQACVDYLISKGIDQKRLQAKGWGEDHPLKFSNGVVLTEKYIDSKKTVQEREALHQLNRRTVFRVISNDYVDPKAPKRPAPQPVNVRKGSFDESGDEVPDNNGNGD; encoded by the coding sequence ATGAAACCTACACGACTACTTATCCTCGTGCTGCTGTTCCCTTGCCTCGTCTGCGCACAGCGCGACCTGCGCTACGGCGACCGCGCATACGACTCGCAGGAATATTCCGCGGCCATCGGCTTTTATCACAAAGCTGTTTCCACTACAAAATCAAAAACAGACCAGGCACATTGTTTTTATCAATTGGGGCAATGTTATCAGCACCTGAGTAACTGGGAAGATGCAAAAGTATTTTACGTGAAAGCGAAAAATGCCGGCATCATCGACGATCATGTTTATCTCCATCTCGCAGAAGTGGAACAGGAACACGGCGATTATAATGATGCGCTCGCCGATTACACCGAATATAAAAAACGTGTTCCTTCCGATCCGGCGGCTGACATTGGAATAAAAGCGTGCAATGATGCGCTCTCCAATGTCAATGAAACAAACCGCTGGAAAATTTCAAATGAATCGCAGATCAATACGAAGTACAATGATTTTTGTCCAACGTGGTCCGACAAAAAACATACGTCCATCATTTTCTCTTCGAAGAGAACCGGGCAAAGCGGAAGTAAGATCGATCCTGTTTCCGGAACGCAGTACAGTGATCTGTTCGAAGCGAAGATCGGCAAGAACGGAAAGTGGAGCACACCTTCAACTGTTCAGGGCGATGTGAATTTGCCGGAAGCGAATGATGGCGCAAGTTGCATTACAAAAAACGGCAACCATATTTTTTTCACGCGATGCGATCAGAAAAAAAATGAGCAGTTGACCTGCAAAATTTATTACGCCGAAAAACAAGGTAACGCGTGGGGCAGTCCGGTGATGATCGATTTCGGACTTGATGCAGCAACACTCGACAGTTTCAATTTCCGTCATCCTGCAGTGAGTGTGAATGAAGACGTGATGGTTTTTTCTTCTGATTACTCAGGAACTACCGGCGGCGAACATTCCGATCTGTGGATCTCCACTTTCGATGCAAAAACAAAAACGTGGAGCAAGCCGGAGAATCTCGGCAGCCAGATCAACACGAACGGCCGTGAAGGATTTCCTTATCTCGCAGATGACGGCACACTTTATTTTTCTTCCGACGGCCATGGCGGATTAGGCGGGCTCGATATTTATTCTGCGAAAAAAGATCCGGATTCCTGGAAATGGTATTCACCTGAAAATATGAAAACACCTTTCAATTCACCGGCTGATGATTTCGGAATTGTTTTCGACGGAAAAAAGAAAAAAGGATTTCTCACTTCGAATCGCGAAGGCAGCAAAGGCGCCGATGATATCTGGATGTTTTATTATGAAGAATGCAGTTCTGCATTGAGTGGAATGGTAAGTGATTCCATTTATCACATCCCGGTTCATAATGCATGGGTCACGCTTTACGGAAGCGACGGAACAGAATACGGTGTGCGTACGGATGCGAATGGAAATTATAAATTCCAGTTGAAGGAAAATGTTTCTTATCTCATCAATGTATTCGGCGATTCGGCGAACAGTACAAAAGCGCAACGGTATTTTTCATTGCCGGAAAAAGAAAAAGGAAAACTTACAACAATGGGAATGACCGATTGCAAAGATTTTATTTTCGATTTTGAAATTCAACCCATCGAAGAACACGACATCGTTTTTCCCGCTGTACTTTACGGGCTTGACAGCGCAACACTTCGTCCGCAGAGTAAAGATTCGCTGAATTATCTCTACCAGTTGCTGATCGATAATCCTTCGCTGGTCATTGAGATCGATGCACACACCGATTGTCGCGGCTCTGCAGAACACAACCGCGATCTTTCTCAGCGTCGTGCGCAGGCCTGCGTGGATTATCTCATTTCGAAAGGAATTGATCAGAAACGTTTGCAGGCAAAAGGGTGGGGAGAAGATCATCCGCTGAAATTTTCGAATGGTGTTGTGTTGACTGAAAAATATATTGATTCTAAAAAAACCGTCCAGGAGAGAGAAGCGCTTCACCAGTTGAATCGCCGTACAGTTTTCCGCGTTATCAGCAAT